GGATGTGTAGTTAGAAAGAAGTTTAACAGACCTCTGTTGTccactcctcatctctgcttaaGGCTAGATGCACAATTAGCCACCACTAGCGTAGCACAGTTGCGTTATGGATATCATAGGTGTCATGTTTTGTCAAGGAAAAAGGTTGTGTGgaaagtcaaaacaaataagtCTCACTACTCAGCAGCAATTAGAAAAACACTTACCTCCCCCTTTTCtgacctcccctcccccctGATAATTGTGTACTGTCCCTTAGGAATTTAAGACACTGTACAGGACGTAACACAAATTTCCTTCGGTGCTCAAACCACCATTACCCTACTGACAGGAACAACaattcaataacaaaaaaaaaaatcattcattaCTATTCACTTGTCATATTTCTAATAAAGTCTTATCAATTGTTTGTAGTTTTGCATATTTCAGTCACATCCCGTTTAAAAACAAAGgcagtgtaaaataaatgtatccgTAGGTAAAAAGTTGACAACCATACAAAATATTCAAGTCTAAACATCTTtccatctgtttctctgtcagaCAATGATTACTGGAAACCAGAGGATGACTACTGGGAGGCAGAGCCCACACCACCAAGGCCTCAGCCCGAGGCTCCCATCACAGATCTTCCATACGACGACtggaagctggaggaggaagaccCAGCCGCCCCAGTGACAGACATTTACGATGACTACTGGAAACCAGAGGAGAAAGAGCCATCCACTCAGGCGCCTGACGTCTATGATGACTACTGGAAACCAGAGGAGAAAGAGCCGTCCACTCAGGTGCCTGACGTCTATGATGACTACTGGAAACCAGAGGAGAAAGAGCTGTCCACTCAGGCGCCTGACGCCTACGATGACTACTGGACACCAGACGACAAAGAACCATACGCTCCTGTGACTGATAACTATGACAGCTACTGGAAAGAGGTGGACCCGACCCCCTCTGGCCCTGAGGTTGATGGGAAGACAGATGAAACCGATTACTGGGACTCTACATGTAAGTCTGACTCTCTGTTTGAGGATGTTTGTGGGGTGACAGTTTATGACACATGAATACGAAGAGAGATTCAACTATAATGATCCCTTGGGACTGCTATTGTTGCATTGATTTTTgagatttgttgctttttagaTAACTTAAAAGTTTTAAAGTAGACAAATTGAATATATTAAGTTTAGCTAACAACTATTAACATATATTGCCAATagttgtttaatttaatttctatgtgcttttatttttcaccaGCTGTTTTAGGTTTGATTCCATTcaccacacaaccacacagatTAGTGCTTTTCCTGTGTTACTAACAGCCACAGCCAAACAGGGATCAGTGAATCCTGGTTTGAAATCTGTGTCTCAAATGTGTTTCAAAGAAAGACTGAGGGGAGTTTTAAAGGATGAGGCCATGTGACTCATCTGAGACACTTGAAGAAATAAATTACACATGTTTGACAAAAGGTGGTTTCTGGAGAATTTGAAGCCTatacaatgcatgctgggttTACGCAGTAAGCTCACAGTGTTTCTAAACAACCGGATTTTATGTATTTGGTTATCACGAGTCACCCACTGTAGTTGTTCGGTAGCTCGGTTTCCTTACTTTGTTTTAGTACATTTTAGTTCAAGTGTTCTTTGTATTCAGAATATAAGAACAACatatatttggatttttacTGTGAAAAGAAGTCAATATTTTAGTCTTTGCATGATCAGAAAACAATATATCTGAAACAATATTTAGACCAAGGGACACCTTAACTATGTAATGATATTaccatttttatgatttatgtctgTGACAACATATACTGTctgatatttacattttaaccaATATCTTCCAGCCCCTTATAATCACACATTGTTCTGCCCAAACTAAACTTTCAAGCTACAACCTTCAACTAATGGTATAATAATCTTTTATAATCTAATTTACAGACTTCATGGTGGAATTTTTATGATCGTCGCTATCTTTTCCAGCCTTCGTCCACCAGAAATCATCAGTGACTGCACTAGTTTTTTCCACAGGCTCAGATGTAGGAAACAGTGTGTTGTGTGGCTCCGTGACACTCTTCTGGACCGGTCTGATTCTCATTACTCTGTGTTTCCAGAATCCTGCACTGTACCTCTGCTCTCCAATTATTTCCACTGATTCATTTACACTCCCCTGTTTCTGTCACTTTATCATGTTTCTCAGTCTGCCCCCGACATTTCTTAAATAATCTCTCTGTTTGaccttttgatgttttttatttgtttgattttgcagTTGAGGTGCCGGAGAATCTTCCATTCCCTGATGGTAAAGAGGTCAGCCCTGAAATCATAGTAGAAACTCTACCAGGTAACTGCTGTCAAACACATTAGAAGTAAATTAACATCCATTAAATAAGATGTAAAATTCTCAGTAAGGCAGTTAGACCTGTGACGCAGATGAAATGTCTGTTCCATCTGTGTCTTTTGGCTAGAAGCAGATGAGAAGTCATGAGCAATTCAACACATGGAAATAACATAATAGTGAGTCTGTGAGCTAACCTGCCCTACTTTTCAAGCAAGAGTGGGTTTACTCGTTTCCACAGAGTCAACAAAACTTTCCTCCGTTTTGATGTGGAGTTAAAAAAGAGCCCTGTCATCAGTTCACAACTCTGTTATGAttcttgtaaatgtaaattaaagatTTAACAACTTAATTTCATAGTAGGCGTCGCAGTGGCATCCAAATAGAAAACAGTTGTTGTGGTTGAATAAATCGGTGCTGTACTAACTGTAAAACTGTATTAAATCATGTGATCTTATAAATTCTCATTTGTAATATAGCGGTGCCTCCAATTGACTTAACGAGTCGTCTGACTTGatgtttattctttttacaCAGAGGAACCCACTGCTACTCCTCCCCATGAGGGAACGTGGTATGATGATTACGACGAGTATGGAATGagtacgtgcacacacacacacacacacacacacacacacacacacacacacacacacacacacacacacacacacacacacacacacacacacacacacacacacacacacaactgagaCATATCCATGCCGAATGTTTATATTAGATACATTAGTTAAGCTGCGATGAGACTTTCTGCCAACAACGCAGAGAGCaaggaaatgaaataaacagcAGTCAGGTCAATAAGTTTCCAGATTTATAAATCCTTTGTGACCTTTTTACTATTTACTGTTCCTAATGACTTTCATAAACTTACTTGCTTATACACTGCAGTTAAAAGGAATACTGTATTTATAGGTGTTTCTATAAAAGCCGTCCTTGATTTTCCACAGGGAGGAAAGAAGACGAGAATGACGATAAAtggatggagaaggagagagagagagcagcaaaaGAAAGAGCAAGGGAAGAGAAAGGTAAGAAAACCCagatgttaatatatatttttttacttacataACATCTCCCTGCGCAATCATGTCAGAATACATACAATAATGTTGTTGCCAAAGCAAAAGCACGGCCTGTGACCCGAGTTCAAAAGTACTAACAGATAACAGTTCTAAGGTGTTCCCTTCATTGGATCATGTTTCTGTAATAAGAGAATGCAGAGGTGACTTCTCAGTAATGACAGCTGGCCTTTGGTACTTGCTTTAACTTGTATTGAAGGGACAAAAGTTCATCCCTCTACGACTAAATGGAGATTATTCCAAAGAAGTTCAGAAAGCTCTTGTGAGTTAAATGAGAATGATCTGCCTGTAGCGGATTAGTGTGAGTGATAAAGGAAAGAGGCAACAAGGGAGAGTTTGCAGGCAGAGGATTTTGCAATGTAGGACTCACATCAGCTCTTTTGCGCCAAATGTCGGCTGTGTCTAACTAAGTTAGCTGGTGTTTAGGCTGGAGACGATGATATATAACACCATCAGGACTAGCGTCAATAGGGCACTTCCTGTGTGGACGGTTCACTGCTATCTGGGCTTAAGGTGAACAGCATTCTTAGCTGACATGTAAAAGGAAATTCTGCAGCTTGAAGCACTCATCTGTAACACATTGGCACAAAGgcagatgtgtgtctgcatctaaacacatcagtgtgtgtCGGTGGGTGCGTGTGTTTGTCCAGTGGCCAGTGGCCAGTGAGCTTACAACATGTTTTACATTCCCACTGTCAGTAAGACGTCAGCAATAAACGACATCATGTGCCACACGGATCAGTGTGTGAGTTTATGAATAACgataatgatatatatgattCAGCAGTCTTCTTCAGTGAGGAACTCTGTGGTGAACTATGTGGGTCAGCAGGATCTGAGTTTGATCCAAGCACACTTAGACTGGGAGGCAAATCAAAACATCTGGAATTTTTTTAAACCGTTCTCTAACCCCCGCAGtgttaaaaaaattgcaaaataacGATGAGTTCTTAGATAATTTTCTGAgcacggacagagagagagagcgatagagAAGATATTCAGCCAAGACAGCGGCATTTATTTGGCATTAAGACTGTTTTTCTGACTTCTGGCAGAGAGAGCACAGAAGctgaaggaggcagaggagcgGGCCAGGAACAGACCACGTGTCTTCAAAGAGCCAAAGAGTAAGTCCGTCTGTTCAGACCTGGAAAACATTGCATGAGCTTTgcgaatacaataaataaacatcttatTTGATTTTCTCTGGCAGAGTGTCCCCCCCTTGGGATGGAGTCCCATAAGATCGAGCCAGACCAGCTTACAGCCTCCTCTATGTCTCAGTATAGTTTTGCACCTCAGAGGGCGCGCCTCAACATGCAGGTACACAACAATCAGAGCAGGACTGCTGTGGTCTGAACGCTTACATACAGTACAGCTATCACTTACATACTGCCGGGCCTTGAAATAAACACCGGCTACCAGCTGGAAAATACTGTTATGGCTGAGTCTGTCGCTTCCATTAGCTGCTTTGGGTTTTTATGTTCACAATCTTTATAGTCTTAGAATCATTCTAGGAGCTTAGTAATTAAATCAGCCAATGAATCTTCAAATGTTTCTCCTTCAAATGTCATCATGGCATCTGTGATGTTTGAACTCAACGACTTGCATGTCAGTGCATGATAAGCTGATATTTGAAGTATATGTATGAGCTAAAAATGTGACCTTAAGGACCCATCAACGTGTGTTCTGGTCTCTGTGGCTCCCAGGGCTCAGATGATGAAGAAAACATGAGAGGTGGAGCGTGGTGTGCAAACTCAGAGGACAGAAACCACTGGTTTGAGATTGATGCTCGCAGGGATACGGAGTTCACAGGAGTCATAACACAAGGACGCGACTCTTCAAACGAGTAAGACGCAAACACAAAGATGAGTACACTTTATTTTCCACATCTAATTCCAACACGTTGCCCACGTATTGTCTTGTTTCAGGAGTGACTTTGTGATGTCCTACTTCCTGGCCTTCAGCAATAACAGCAGAGAATGGACCACCATCCATGACGGATACACTGACTGGGTGAGCTCACCTAAAATTCTGTCACTTCTTGGGCACCATGAATGATGTTTCCCTGCTTTTACCCTGACTCACCTTCCTCCCACGTATCTCTCCCCTAGTTGTTCTTTGGAAACAGTGATAAGGACACTCCGTTGATGAACCAACTGGCAGAGCCTGTGCTGGCCCGTTACATTCGGATCATCCCTCAGAGCTGGAACGGCTCTCTGTGTATGAGGCTGGAGGTCCTCGGCTGCCCACTACCCGGTGAGCCTCAAACACATTAACACGcttatacatgcacacacacacaggcacactgaaacacactaaaagaataatacattttgtccttttttgctTCCTAGATCCAGTGGATGCTCAGTACAGGCAAAATGAAGTCACTCCAGTAGATTACTTGCAGTTCAAACATCACAGCTACTCAGAGATGGTTTCAGTGAGTATCCTCACACACTGTACAGGTCCCCTGCACGTCTGCCGGCTGACTGAATTCCACAGGAAATCCTCAGTTATTTTTGCAAAGAcgaaaaactaaataatttcccctaaccctaacccaaccagGAGGTCTGCATTAATCCACTTTAATATAAACTGATATTAAAACCCTGCGGAGGGCTCATTCTTTCTCAATGTGTTATTTTAGCCATCAGAGGAAAACATGAACTTTCCACACTAACGCAATGCTCATCACAAACAGCACCCACAATTTTCACTACTTTCAAGAGCACTATTGAGGATTTTTAGGGCTTTCTCACACAGATAAATCAGATTGACCTGTTGTGAATTGAATACACTGCAGGGATGTTTAGCTGCTTTGACAGATCTGTGAGAAAAGGTCTGCTGATGGTTTGAATAGTAGCCATAAGCTGTTTCATAAGTAATGTTTAGCTATAATGAAATACTTTGCAAACTGACTGTGTCCATAATCTTATGTGTTCAGCTCATGAAATCAGTGAATTCAGAGTGTCCCAACATCACCAGTATCTACAGCCTGGGCCGCAGCTCCAAGGGACTGGATATCATGGCCATGGTCATCTCTGGCAACCCCACTGAGCACGAAATAGGTGGGAATGTGATCATACAATCATGAAACAGACGAATCGGAATATAATTTTTAATAGTAAAAATGCTGATAGGTTGAAATCAAACACAGGAGGACTGCAGGGCCTTGATGGCACCACCGATGATTCCTATAAATCCATATAAACACCAGGTGGAAGTCGGCAGATTATGGTTAATGGACAAACAGCTACAGTCTTGTCCGTTTGTCTCTGCAGGGGAGCCAGAGTTTCGCTTCACGGCAGGTCTCCACGGAAACGAGGCAGTGGGTCGGGAGATGATCATGCTTCTTATGCAGTACCTGTGCAAagagcacaaagacagaaaccCCAGAGTCCAGCGTCTGGTGGAGGGAATACGCATCCACCTGGTGCCATCGCTCAATCCTGACGGACATGTGGAAGCTTTTGAAGCGGTCAGTGATGTTATCATTGAAAATCATGTGTTTCAACTCAACTgtcaaacaaaagagagaaacaaacaggaaatgccAGTGAATCATGCGTTGTTAGTGGTCTGGGATGACTTGGTTCCATGTCTCGCTTGTCAAAATTCTCCCCCGCAGGGATCGGAGCTGAGTGGGTGGACCACGGGACACTTCACTGATGACGGCATCGACATCTTCCAGAACTTCCCAGACCTGAATAGTATCCTGTGGGATGCTGAAGATAAGGGCATGGTGCCCAAACTCACCCCAAATCATCACATGCCCATACCAGAGAACTTTGAGACAAACTCGGTAAGAAGGAGGGTACTGTTGTGTATTACGACCAGCTATTCATAAAGTCCGGGGACAGAAGACCTCCAGTTAAGGGTCTTTTTAAGGCAACTGTTTTCCCTTAAAAGCTCCTCTTCTCATATACATGGGCTTTTTTTACTATACAATGGATGTAAAAGTCCTTTGTACTTTTACAATGGTTGTCTACtcagtaaacaaaaataaatactctgCTTACATCAGTCTTCCTGGTTTTGTTCCAGATTGCTGTGGAAACTAAGGCCATAATCTCCTGGATGAAAAGCCATCCATTTGTGTTAGGTGCAAACTTCCAGGGCGGGGAGTCAATTGTAGCCTATCCTTATGACAGCTTGCGTCTCAACAAGCCTGCCGAGAGCCAGAAACCCCACAGCCGCAAGAAGAGACAGTATGGCTTTTCCTCCCCTTTTGCCACTGCGTTCTGTTGTTGATGTTTCCCTGCTTTACACACATAATTATTTTCCCAAACTCTAatttttcctcctcttgtctcccGCATTGCTCAACAATCATTAATTAAAATCATGTTAAATAGTTGAACTAGAATAATTTCTTACAGGTACGAAGAAGGATTTGATGAGTGGGGAAGGGGCTACCATGAGGAGCCAGAGGAAGACTGGAGAGGAAGGGGATATGCAGAGCCAGAAGAGGAGTGGAGGGGCCAGGGCTACGACCAAGGCCGCGACCAAGGCTATGACCGCAACCAAGGTTACGAACGTGGCTATGACCAGAACCAAGGTTACGAACGTGGCTATGACCAGAATCCAGGTTATGAACGTGGCTATGACCAGAATCCAGGTTATGAACGTGGCTATGACCAAAATCAAGGTTATGAACGTGGCTATGACCAGAATCAAGGTTACGAACGTGGCTATGACCAGAACCAAGGTTATGAGCATGGCTACGACCAGAGCCAAGGTTATGgccacagagaggaagaagaggaagatagAGGAAGAAGTGCCGGCTATCAGTACTCTGAGCCTGAAGATGAGCCTCGGGTGATTGCAGACGAGTCCCTCTTCAGGTGGCTGGCTGTCTCTTACGCTTCCACACACCTGACCATGACACGCAGCTTCCACGGCTCCTGCCACGGAGACACCGATGCAGGGGTGCATGGCATCATCAACCGAGCCAAATGGAAGCCAATCACAGGGAGTAAGTAGAGGCCAATCGGTTTAACATGTGTTTTACAGGCATTTTAGCTTTCTGTATGCATTTATAACACACCCTGGTGGACAACATGTGCAGTGCGGGCTCTGgggtaaatgtgtgtgtgtgtgctcacccCCTCTCCAGGTATGAATGACTTCAGCTACCTACACACCAACTGTTTTGAGTTGTCCATATTCCTGGGATGTGATAAGTTCCCCCATCAGAGTG
This sequence is a window from Anoplopoma fimbria isolate UVic2021 breed Golden Eagle Sablefish chromosome 13, Afim_UVic_2022, whole genome shotgun sequence. Protein-coding genes within it:
- the aebp1b gene encoding inactive carboxypeptidase-like protein X2, translated to MKSHTVVVSVALLALCCLLIPRGGESAGGIVSLRQTAGEKQAEDQLREESLDDPESEQGLTVDPNPLGSSNKDKRDTEEAARVGFSGRVRRAPDEGKKKKKDKKKKKEPKDPNATKKPKTDKKGKKKDRKTTTTLPPTTTFIPTEPPTEPYTDYPYPDVDNDYWKPEDDYWEAEPTPPRPQPEAPITDLPYDDWKLEEEDPAAPVTDIYDDYWKPEEKEPSTQAPDVYDDYWKPEEKEPSTQVPDVYDDYWKPEEKELSTQAPDAYDDYWTPDDKEPYAPVTDNYDSYWKEVDPTPSGPEVDGKTDETDYWDSTFEVPENLPFPDGKEVSPEIIVETLPEEPTATPPHEGTWYDDYDEYGMRRKEDENDDKWMEKERERAAKERAREEKERAQKLKEAEERARNRPRVFKEPKKCPPLGMESHKIEPDQLTASSMSQYSFAPQRARLNMQGSDDEENMRGGAWCANSEDRNHWFEIDARRDTEFTGVITQGRDSSNESDFVMSYFLAFSNNSREWTTIHDGYTDWLFFGNSDKDTPLMNQLAEPVLARYIRIIPQSWNGSLCMRLEVLGCPLPDPVDAQYRQNEVTPVDYLQFKHHSYSEMVSLMKSVNSECPNITSIYSLGRSSKGLDIMAMVISGNPTEHEIGEPEFRFTAGLHGNEAVGREMIMLLMQYLCKEHKDRNPRVQRLVEGIRIHLVPSLNPDGHVEAFEAGSELSGWTTGHFTDDGIDIFQNFPDLNSILWDAEDKGMVPKLTPNHHMPIPENFETNSIAVETKAIISWMKSHPFVLGANFQGGESIVAYPYDSLRLNKPAESQKPHSRKKRQYEEGFDEWGRGYHEEPEEDWRGRGYAEPEEEWRGQGYDQGRDQGYDRNQGYERGYDQNQGYERGYDQNPGYERGYDQNPGYERGYDQNQGYERGYDQNQGYERGYDQNQGYEHGYDQSQGYGHREEEEEDRGRSAGYQYSEPEDEPRVIADESLFRWLAVSYASTHLTMTRSFHGSCHGDTDAGVHGIINRAKWKPITGSMNDFSYLHTNCFELSIFLGCDKFPHQSDLANEWEKNREAMLIFMEQVHRGIRGIVKDQQGNPIANATVSVEGINHDVTTAPTGDYWRLLNPGEYRVTARAEGFSSVTKLCVVGYQSGATACSFNLAKSNWDRIKQIMALHGNKPIRLSYSNNRAQNPAVANGNRRVVNGNNGYSPDSRGGSERQRRLRIARIRRLRQQRLLKLRSTTTLLPTTIIPTTPETTTSWYDSWVIGEGQTSTPGGFTDSILDYNYEYKIDDY